The Cylindrospermopsis curvispora GIHE-G1 genome contains a region encoding:
- a CDS encoding ArnT family glycosyltransferase codes for MTQSKWRSDQSVKLLLWNMQEGSYIWIWPQQQYGAVNNRTDRIFLTILVLAAILLFSIDLGEVPLTSQEISVSVVASKISQIGIMGYSTSDSVLTPHLIHWLVALAYFFGGNNEWTTRLPGAILTSFSVPLLYCIARESFRIRAIAIYSSFIYLTILPVVCYGRLAISDGIFTTILMVLILSVLRSRRDLRYCLGIGICLGIICLTKGLFAISLTSIMVVVFLFWDTPRILISSYLWLGIFIGLLPSLTWYTCQLHNHWSGDWGNQTQPPWYYCVELIKWTWPWLVFLPQTIRATWENRNFSWAKLTMVWGGVYLLMISLVKSKLTWYLFPVYPSLALALGFYLTTIEDWTSFFSYPRIWVISFAILSLVSSGASIYLGLTIPGTTDLQVVLGTAAVTMILAAILAQKQDRQFLPILVWGSYISLLLLVRSHHWIW; via the coding sequence GTGACACAGAGCAAATGGAGATCCGATCAGTCAGTAAAATTATTACTATGGAATATGCAGGAAGGAAGCTATATTTGGATTTGGCCACAACAACAGTATGGTGCAGTTAATAACCGGACTGATAGGATATTTCTAACCATACTAGTCCTAGCAGCAATATTACTATTCAGTATTGATCTTGGTGAAGTACCACTTACCAGTCAGGAAATTTCCGTTTCTGTGGTAGCCAGTAAAATTTCCCAAATAGGTATTATGGGCTACTCTACTTCTGATAGTGTACTTACACCTCATCTTATCCACTGGTTAGTAGCTCTGGCGTATTTTTTCGGAGGTAACAACGAGTGGACAACCCGTCTCCCAGGAGCTATTCTTACCTCCTTTTCTGTACCCCTATTGTATTGTATTGCCAGAGAGAGTTTTCGGATTCGGGCTATTGCTATTTATAGTTCATTTATTTATCTTACTATTTTACCAGTGGTTTGCTATGGCAGGTTAGCTATATCAGATGGTATATTTACTACCATATTAATGGTTCTAATTTTGTCCGTTTTGAGATCGCGCCGAGACTTGCGCTACTGTTTGGGTATAGGAATCTGCTTGGGAATAATTTGCCTGACCAAGGGACTATTCGCAATATCACTAACTTCTATAATGGTAGTGGTATTTCTATTTTGGGACACACCAAGAATCCTGATTAGTTCCTATTTATGGCTAGGAATTTTTATTGGTTTATTACCTTCCCTAACTTGGTACACTTGTCAACTACACAACCACTGGTCAGGTGACTGGGGAAATCAAACCCAACCCCCCTGGTACTATTGTGTGGAGTTGATAAAATGGACTTGGCCGTGGCTGGTGTTTTTACCGCAAACCATTAGAGCTACTTGGGAAAACCGCAATTTTAGCTGGGCAAAATTGACTATGGTCTGGGGTGGAGTCTATTTACTGATGATATCCCTAGTTAAATCTAAACTGACTTGGTACTTATTTCCCGTTTATCCTAGCTTGGCATTGGCCTTGGGATTCTACTTGACAACAATTGAAGACTGGACTTCATTTTTTTCCTATCCTCGGATCTGGGTGATCAGTTTTGCCATTTTGTCTCTGGTGTCCTCTGGAGCTAGTATTTATCTGGGCTTGACAATTCCTGGAACAACAGACCTACAGGTAGTCCTGGGAACTGCGGCCGTAACCATGATTTTAGCCGCAATCCTAGCACAAAAACAAGACCGACAATTTTTGCCCATTCTGGTCTGGGGTAGTTACATTTCCCTACTCCTGCTAGTTCGCTCTCACCACTGGATATGGTAA
- a CDS encoding recombinase family protein has product MKIIAYSYTDPLLETAPDDSIWGWEVDKIYHDLGGRSQLQQLIWDCHSPTYLLIRRLEELGNTLQEVGDRLNQLETMGVIIIAIEQPYISENVEVPLTMLDLAQEIQSQQRSRRIRRGHAKNRLEALRPPGKVPYGYRVSKGKYIIDRSTSPVVKEFIDHFLIYASVRGAVRYLAKKYGKKISVTTGRRWLTNPVYRGDTIYQNGETIPNTHPGIISKEESAQVDRILRSNSRLSSRTASAPYSLAGLVLCNQCQQKMNINRVTHSFQSQEYLYLRNTKCPQNPKCHSISYQQVLTRTIETICQNLPTAVAQVNFTQLDNMKKKLTAQIVSQQEILDQLPVLIETGVLDQETAKLRRYKLQTEISQLESQLAILPPVNLSSVAQAVSIPQFWMDLSEVERRFYLREFIRQIEIIRQGENWNLQIIFSF; this is encoded by the coding sequence ATGAAAATCATTGCCTACAGTTATACAGATCCACTTTTAGAAACTGCACCCGATGACTCTATTTGGGGTTGGGAGGTAGATAAGATTTATCATGACCTGGGAGGAAGGTCTCAATTACAACAGTTAATCTGGGACTGCCATTCCCCTACCTATCTTCTGATTAGACGTTTAGAAGAACTGGGCAATACTTTACAGGAAGTGGGCGATCGCCTGAATCAACTAGAAACTATGGGAGTAATAATTATTGCTATAGAACAACCATATATATCGGAAAATGTTGAGGTACCCCTGACTATGCTGGATTTAGCCCAGGAAATTCAAAGCCAACAGCGTAGTCGTCGTATTCGTCGTGGACACGCCAAAAATCGACTAGAAGCCTTGCGACCACCTGGTAAGGTTCCCTATGGCTATCGGGTCAGTAAGGGAAAGTACATTATTGATCGCAGTACATCTCCCGTAGTCAAAGAATTTATTGATCACTTTTTAATCTATGCTTCTGTACGGGGTGCAGTTCGTTACCTAGCCAAAAAATACGGTAAAAAAATCTCCGTTACCACTGGTAGACGGTGGTTAACCAATCCTGTTTATCGTGGTGACACTATTTATCAAAATGGAGAAACTATCCCTAACACCCATCCTGGTATAATATCTAAGGAAGAATCAGCCCAAGTTGACAGAATTTTACGCAGTAATAGTCGTTTATCATCCCGTACAGCTAGTGCGCCCTATTCCTTAGCTGGACTAGTCCTATGTAATCAATGCCAACAAAAAATGAATATTAACCGGGTTACACACTCTTTCCAATCACAAGAGTACCTATATTTGCGAAACACCAAGTGTCCCCAAAATCCTAAATGTCATTCTATTTCTTATCAACAGGTTCTAACCAGAACCATTGAAACTATTTGTCAAAATTTACCTACAGCTGTTGCCCAAGTAAATTTTACCCAATTAGATAATATGAAAAAAAAGTTAACTGCTCAAATTGTAAGTCAACAAGAAATTCTTGACCAGTTACCCGTCTTAATAGAAACGGGAGTGCTAGATCAAGAAACAGCAAAATTAAGGCGTTATAAACTCCAGACAGAAATTTCTCAACTGGAGTCTCAGTTGGCTATTCTCCCTCCCGTGAATTTGTCCTCCGTTGCACAAGCTGTCTCCATTCCACAGTTCTGGATGGACTTATCGGAGGTAGAAAGGCGTTTTTACCTCCGAGAATTTATTCGTCAAATAGAGATTATTCGTCAAGGTGAAAATTGGAATTTACAAATCATCTTCAGTTTTTAA
- a CDS encoding CmpA/NrtA family ABC transporter substrate-binding protein: MSGSWSQTSRRKFLTTAGIATGAVFIKGCLGNPPEKGGGTSSQSQQVEAVNLTPEITPETTKVKLGYLPIVEAAPLIIAQELGFFKRWGMTEVELAKQASWGSMRDNTEIGSAGGGVDGGQYQMPMPHLITEGLITKGNAKIPMYILAQLNTQGNGIAIANKHAGKQVHLDLSKGGKAVFDKLKSTPSPFTAAFTFGKVNQEFWLRYWLAAGGVNPDTDVKLIPVPTAQTVANMRTGTVDAFSTGDPWPYRIVKDKIGFISALTAQIWKNHPEEYLAIRGEWVDANPKATKAILKAVMEAQQWLDKFENRETAANILARPNYYNLSPTFLTDTFQGNYDMGDGQQVKDKSMAVLYWKDERGSVSYPYKSHDLWFLTESIRWGFLPPEYLEKSEDIINKVNKENIWREAAKELGIPDADIPTSTSRGVEKFFDGITFDPSDPRGYLKSLKIKKVNI, from the coding sequence ATGTCCGGATCATGGAGTCAAACTTCCCGACGCAAATTCCTTACCACAGCTGGAATTGCCACCGGTGCGGTATTCATTAAAGGATGTTTAGGAAATCCACCAGAAAAGGGTGGAGGAACAAGCTCCCAAAGTCAACAAGTAGAAGCAGTCAACCTAACACCAGAGATCACACCAGAAACGACCAAGGTTAAGTTAGGATATCTTCCCATTGTAGAAGCTGCACCGTTAATTATTGCCCAGGAATTAGGATTCTTTAAAAGATGGGGAATGACCGAAGTTGAACTTGCCAAACAAGCATCTTGGGGTTCCATGCGAGACAACACGGAAATTGGTTCTGCAGGAGGAGGTGTAGATGGTGGACAGTACCAAATGCCCATGCCACACTTAATCACTGAAGGACTAATTACTAAAGGCAACGCTAAAATACCCATGTATATACTGGCTCAATTAAATACACAGGGTAATGGCATTGCGATCGCTAATAAGCACGCAGGTAAACAAGTTCATCTCGACCTGTCTAAGGGTGGAAAGGCAGTTTTTGATAAATTAAAATCAACTCCATCACCTTTTACAGCAGCATTTACTTTTGGCAAAGTTAACCAGGAATTTTGGTTGCGTTATTGGTTAGCAGCGGGAGGGGTAAATCCTGACACTGATGTGAAATTGATTCCAGTACCTACTGCTCAAACGGTAGCCAATATGAGAACTGGAACTGTGGACGCTTTTAGTACGGGAGATCCTTGGCCTTATAGAATCGTCAAAGACAAAATAGGTTTTATCTCCGCGCTTACTGCCCAAATATGGAAAAATCATCCTGAAGAATACCTTGCAATCAGAGGAGAGTGGGTAGATGCTAACCCAAAAGCCACAAAGGCGATTTTAAAAGCAGTTATGGAGGCACAGCAGTGGTTAGACAAATTTGAGAACCGAGAAACTGCTGCCAACATTTTAGCTCGCCCTAACTACTATAACCTATCACCCACGTTCCTGACAGACACCTTCCAGGGTAACTATGATATGGGGGATGGCCAACAGGTCAAAGATAAGTCAATGGCAGTATTATATTGGAAAGATGAAAGAGGTAGTGTTTCCTATCCATATAAAAGCCATGACCTGTGGTTTTTAACTGAAAGTATTCGTTGGGGATTCCTCCCACCAGAATACCTAGAAAAATCAGAGGATATAATCAACAAAGTTAACAAAGAAAATATATGGCGGGAAGCTGCGAAAGAATTGGGCATACCCGATGCTGATATTCCCACTAGCACATCCCGTGGTGTAGAGAAGTTCTTTGATGGTATTACATTTGATCCTTCCGATCCCCGTGGGTACTTAAAGAGCTTAAAAATTAAAAAAGTGAACATTTGA
- the ntrB gene encoding nitrate ABC transporter permease yields MTTFTAKRRTSNNSSENFIVTFITKQTPEILPPLVAIVAFLVIWQIFSLTGGTLPGPIQVVQDTWELIIYPFYDRGGIDKGLFWQVFASLQRVAISYTLAAIVGIGLGILIGVNSTMSKALDPLFQLLRTVPPLAWVPISLAALRQNEPAALFVIFITSLWPILINTAVGVKEIPVDYNNVAKVLQLSQKEYFFNVLIPAALPYIFTGLRISIGLAWLAIIAAEIVMSGIVGIGFFIWDAYQANKVSEVILALVYIGVVGLLLDKFMAWLQTRILPEQK; encoded by the coding sequence ATGACAACATTCACTGCCAAACGCCGTACTAGTAACAACAGTTCTGAGAATTTCATAGTCACATTTATCACTAAACAGACCCCAGAAATTCTACCCCCACTTGTTGCCATAGTCGCCTTTTTGGTTATTTGGCAGATATTTTCTCTGACAGGTGGTACGTTACCCGGACCAATTCAAGTAGTACAAGACACTTGGGAATTGATTATTTACCCATTTTATGATCGAGGTGGGATTGATAAAGGTTTATTTTGGCAGGTTTTTGCTAGTTTACAAAGAGTAGCCATTAGTTATACATTAGCTGCGATTGTAGGGATAGGTTTAGGCATTTTGATTGGTGTAAATTCTACCATGTCTAAGGCTTTAGATCCCCTATTTCAATTACTGAGGACAGTACCACCTTTAGCATGGGTACCTATTTCATTAGCTGCGTTGAGACAGAACGAACCAGCGGCATTGTTCGTAATTTTTATCACCTCTCTTTGGCCGATTCTCATTAATACTGCTGTTGGTGTCAAAGAAATACCCGTGGATTATAATAATGTGGCTAAGGTCTTACAACTTTCCCAAAAAGAGTATTTCTTCAACGTCTTGATTCCTGCAGCGTTACCCTACATTTTCACCGGGTTAAGAATTTCCATTGGGTTAGCATGGTTGGCGATTATCGCAGCAGAAATCGTCATGTCCGGTATTGTTGGTATTGGGTTCTTTATTTGGGATGCTTATCAAGCTAACAAGGTAAGTGAAGTAATCTTAGCCCTGGTTTACATTGGGGTTGTGGGTTTACTGCTGGATAAATTCATGGCTTGGTTACAAACAAGAATTTTACCAGAACAAAAATAG
- a CDS encoding ABC transporter ATP-binding/substrate-binding protein (This model describes the ATP binding subunits of ATP-binding cassette (ABC) transporters for nitrate transport, or for bicarbonate transport, in bacteria and archaea.) codes for MSVFVAVDQIDKVFELSNGGQYIALKGIDLQIKKGEFISLIGHSGCGKSTLLNMIAGLDLPTEGLVTLEGQRIKKPGPDRMVVFQNYSLLPWRTVRENIALAVDSVLSGMPAGERKSVVERHIDMVGLRPHADKQPSMLSGGQKQRVAIARALAIRPKLLLLDEPFGALDALTRGNLQEQLMQICEENQVTAVMVTHDVDEAVLLSDRIVMLTNGPESKIGDILEVDIPRPRKRMEVVEHPSYYTLRSEMIYFLNQQKRIKKLRARKTPNIARHGLEKVNLEVGFLPITACAPLAIAQEKGLFAKHGLDEVHLVRESNWRGIVDGIIGGYLDAAQMPSGMPMWLSLGGNKSQPLPIVTSLTMTRNGNAITLAKRFYEQGIYTLSDFRSYLLQTRDQMHRMGVVHPASMHNLLLRYWLAAGGIDPDVDVEMKNIPPAQMVVDLRAKTIDGYCVGEPWNYRAAIEGSGFTIATDLEVWLGHPGKVLGVREDWANAYPNSHIALTKALLEGCKYCADPNNAQEVRAILASREYVNTDMDFIQVEDPSGNSCDLDHPMREYAHHQFYGNSAINRPSRTEQTWIMTQLARWGETPFPRNWVEIVERVCRVGVFSTAARELGLDISYTRQPIQLFDGKPFNADDPFAYLNGLEIKRDFSVAEVVLDINRKFVA; via the coding sequence ATGTCTGTATTTGTTGCTGTTGATCAAATTGACAAAGTCTTTGAACTAAGTAATGGCGGTCAATATATTGCCCTCAAAGGTATTGACCTACAAATTAAAAAGGGTGAATTTATTTCTCTCATTGGCCACTCCGGTTGTGGTAAATCCACCCTCCTCAATATGATTGCTGGACTGGATTTACCCACAGAGGGTTTAGTCACCCTAGAAGGACAGAGAATCAAAAAACCCGGTCCAGATAGAATGGTAGTATTTCAAAACTACTCTCTATTACCATGGCGAACTGTGAGAGAAAATATTGCCCTAGCAGTAGATTCCGTCCTAAGTGGAATGCCAGCGGGAGAACGTAAATCTGTAGTTGAAAGACATATAGATATGGTAGGTTTACGTCCCCATGCAGACAAACAACCATCCATGTTATCAGGTGGACAAAAACAAAGAGTAGCGATCGCCCGGGCCTTAGCAATCCGTCCTAAATTATTACTACTAGACGAACCTTTTGGCGCATTAGATGCACTGACCAGGGGAAATTTGCAAGAACAATTAATGCAAATTTGTGAAGAGAATCAGGTAACTGCGGTAATGGTGACCCATGACGTGGATGAAGCTGTGTTATTATCAGATAGAATCGTCATGTTAACCAACGGACCAGAGTCCAAAATTGGGGATATTTTAGAAGTAGATATTCCACGTCCTCGCAAACGGATGGAAGTAGTAGAGCATCCCAGTTACTACACCTTGCGTAGCGAGATGATTTACTTTCTCAACCAACAAAAAAGGATCAAGAAACTGCGGGCCAGAAAAACTCCCAATATTGCCCGCCATGGCTTAGAAAAAGTTAATTTGGAAGTTGGTTTTTTGCCAATTACAGCCTGCGCACCCTTGGCAATAGCCCAAGAAAAGGGTTTGTTTGCCAAACATGGTTTAGACGAAGTTCATTTGGTCAGAGAAAGTAATTGGCGAGGTATTGTTGACGGTATTATTGGCGGTTATTTAGATGCTGCTCAAATGCCATCGGGTATGCCCATGTGGTTATCTTTAGGAGGTAATAAAAGTCAGCCCCTACCAATTGTCACCTCCTTAACCATGACCCGTAATGGTAATGCCATTACCCTAGCCAAAAGATTTTATGAACAGGGGATATATACTCTATCTGATTTCAGATCATATCTGTTGCAGACCCGAGATCAGATGCACCGCATGGGAGTAGTACATCCAGCATCAATGCACAATTTACTGTTGCGTTATTGGTTAGCAGCAGGGGGAATTGATCCAGATGTGGATGTAGAGATGAAAAATATTCCCCCTGCGCAAATGGTGGTAGATTTGAGGGCTAAAACTATTGATGGTTATTGTGTGGGAGAACCTTGGAATTATCGTGCTGCTATTGAAGGTTCAGGTTTTACCATAGCCACAGATTTAGAGGTTTGGCTGGGACATCCCGGTAAGGTATTAGGTGTGAGAGAGGATTGGGCTAATGCTTATCCTAATAGCCATATTGCCTTAACCAAAGCCTTGTTGGAAGGGTGTAAATATTGTGCAGATCCTAATAATGCACAAGAGGTGAGAGCAATATTAGCCAGTCGGGAATATGTGAACACTGATATGGATTTTATTCAGGTGGAAGATCCCAGTGGTAATAGCTGCGATTTAGACCATCCCATGCGTGAGTATGCCCACCATCAATTTTATGGTAACTCAGCAATTAATCGTCCTAGTAGGACTGAACAAACTTGGATTATGACCCAGCTGGCCAGATGGGGTGAAACTCCTTTTCCTCGCAACTGGGTAGAAATTGTGGAAAGGGTTTGTCGCGTGGGTGTATTTAGTACCGCCGCTAGGGAATTGGGTTTGGATATCAGTTATACTCGTCAACCCATTCAGTTATTTGATGGCAAACCTTTTAATGCTGATGATCCTTTTGCCTATCTTAATGGTCTAGAAATTAAACGAGATTTTTCTGTCGCAGAAGTAGTTCTAGACATTAACAGAAAATTTGTAGCCTAG
- a CDS encoding nitrate ABC transporter ATP-binding protein (This model describes the ATP binding subunits of ATP-binding cassette (ABC) transporters for nitrate transport, or for bicarbonate transport, in bacteria and archaea.), with the protein MTSSTQVRNRQSFLTIENVTKIYPTKKGPFTVLDGINLEVQKGEFICVIGHSGCGKSTLLNMVSGFNTPTTGQVLLEGQPIVKPGPDRMVVFQNYALLPWRTAFENIYLAVNAVYPTKPEAEKRAIVREHLVMVGLSDAMEKKPPQMSGGMRQRVSIARALAIRPKVLILDEPFGALDAITKEELQEELLKIWNENRCTVLMITHDIDEALFLADKLVMMTNGPHAKIGEVMEIPFARPRERTLIMEDPQYYQLRNYALDFLFNRFAHDDVG; encoded by the coding sequence ATGACATCCTCTACTCAAGTCCGTAACCGTCAATCCTTCCTCACAATTGAAAATGTCACTAAAATTTACCCGACTAAAAAAGGACCTTTTACTGTTTTAGATGGGATAAATTTAGAGGTACAAAAGGGTGAGTTTATTTGTGTGATTGGCCACTCCGGGTGTGGTAAATCCACCCTATTAAATATGGTGTCTGGTTTTAACACTCCTACCACGGGTCAGGTATTATTAGAAGGACAACCCATAGTTAAACCTGGTCCGGACCGGATGGTGGTATTCCAAAACTACGCCCTTCTACCTTGGCGAACCGCATTTGAGAATATTTATTTGGCTGTAAATGCGGTTTACCCAACTAAACCAGAAGCGGAAAAACGAGCCATTGTCCGGGAGCATTTAGTCATGGTGGGACTGTCTGATGCTATGGAGAAAAAACCCCCTCAAATGTCTGGAGGGATGAGACAGCGTGTTTCTATTGCTCGTGCCCTAGCTATTCGTCCCAAGGTTTTAATTTTAGATGAACCGTTTGGCGCTTTGGACGCTATCACCAAGGAAGAATTGCAGGAGGAGTTATTAAAAATCTGGAATGAAAACCGTTGTACTGTGTTAATGATTACTCATGACATTGACGAGGCTTTATTTTTGGCTGATAAATTGGTCATGATGACTAATGGACCCCATGCCAAAATTGGGGAGGTGATGGAAATTCCTTTTGCACGACCACGTGAGCGGACTCTGATTATGGAAGATCCTCAATATTATCAATTGCGTAACTATGCTTTAGACTTCTTGTTTAATCGCTTTGCTCATGATGATGTTGGTTAG
- the bicA gene encoding bicarbonate transporter BicA encodes MAITNTINTRNLRSDIFGGVTAAIVSLPLALAFGVASGAGPVAGLYGAVCVGFFAALFGGTPTLISEPTGPMTVVITGIISSLTAMDPENGMAMAFTVVMLAGIFQIIFGIFKLGKYITLMPYSVISGFMSGIGVILIILQIAPFLGQPNPKGGVLGIVQNLPQLLEKINPIALILGVMTVAIIYLTPSKVKRIVPPQLIALVLGTIVSLVFFSNADIPRIGVIETGLPKLQMPTFTPTSVTIMLVDGVMLGMLGCIDTLLTAVIADSLTRTEHKSDKELIGQGIANLVSGLCGGLPGAGATMGTVVNIQTGAQTAISGITRALILLVVVLGAAGVTQSIPMAVLAGIALKVGIDILDWSFLKRSHKVSFKGSIIMYGVLLLTVFVDLIVAVGIGVFVANILTIERLSSMSSEKVKAISDADDDIDLNEEEKRLLDQAGGRILLFYLSGAMIFGVSKAISREHNAIQDCDVIIFDLSDVPMMGVTASLTIESAIREAVEKDRQIILVGVTGKVKKRLENLGVLSLLPPHHLVIERKQALEQAMTLVKR; translated from the coding sequence ATGGCAATAACTAATACTATTAACACGCGCAACTTACGGAGCGATATTTTTGGTGGTGTCACTGCGGCCATTGTCTCTTTACCACTGGCTTTAGCATTCGGTGTTGCTTCCGGTGCAGGTCCAGTTGCTGGTCTTTATGGTGCAGTTTGTGTGGGTTTTTTTGCTGCTTTATTTGGTGGAACACCCACATTAATTTCCGAGCCCACTGGTCCCATGACTGTTGTAATTACTGGCATTATAAGTTCTTTAACAGCTATGGATCCAGAAAATGGCATGGCTATGGCTTTTACCGTAGTTATGTTAGCGGGGATATTTCAAATCATATTTGGTATCTTCAAGCTGGGCAAATATATCACCCTCATGCCCTATAGTGTAATCTCTGGGTTCATGTCGGGTATTGGTGTGATTTTAATTATTTTGCAAATTGCACCGTTTTTAGGGCAACCTAACCCAAAAGGGGGAGTTTTAGGAATAGTTCAAAATTTACCTCAGCTCCTAGAAAAGATTAATCCCATTGCCCTCATTTTGGGTGTAATGACTGTGGCAATTATTTATTTGACACCATCAAAGGTCAAACGCATTGTGCCACCCCAATTAATTGCCCTAGTTTTAGGAACTATAGTTTCACTGGTCTTTTTTAGTAATGCGGATATCCCACGTATCGGTGTGATTGAAACTGGATTGCCAAAACTGCAAATGCCAACTTTTACCCCCACTAGTGTAACGATTATGTTGGTTGATGGGGTTATGTTGGGAATGTTGGGATGTATTGATACCCTATTAACCGCAGTAATAGCTGATAGCTTAACTCGTACGGAACATAAATCTGACAAAGAGCTGATTGGACAGGGTATTGCCAATTTAGTTTCTGGTTTGTGTGGAGGTTTGCCCGGTGCTGGAGCGACCATGGGAACGGTAGTAAATATCCAAACCGGAGCACAGACGGCAATATCTGGAATCACCCGCGCTCTAATTTTGTTGGTAGTGGTTTTAGGTGCTGCCGGTGTTACTCAAAGTATTCCTATGGCTGTCTTAGCGGGAATTGCGCTGAAAGTGGGGATTGATATCCTAGATTGGAGTTTTTTAAAGCGATCTCACAAAGTTTCCTTCAAGGGTTCCATCATTATGTATGGTGTGTTACTCTTGACTGTTTTTGTAGATCTGATTGTAGCTGTGGGGATAGGTGTATTTGTTGCTAACATCCTCACAATTGAGCGTTTGTCCAGCATGAGTTCTGAGAAAGTTAAGGCCATCAGTGACGCTGATGATGATATTGATTTAAACGAAGAAGAGAAAAGATTGCTCGACCAAGCTGGGGGTCGAATTTTGTTATTCTACTTAAGTGGTGCCATGATATTTGGCGTTTCCAAGGCCATCTCTCGTGAGCATAATGCCATTCAAGACTGTGATGTGATTATTTTTGACCTCAGCGATGTTCCTATGATGGGTGTCACTGCTTCTTTAACTATCGAAAGTGCAATTCGGGAAGCAGTTGAAAAAGACCGACAAATTATTCTAGTTGGCGTCACTGGTAAGGTTAAAAAGCGACTGGAAAATTTGGGAGTTCTAAGTTTATTACCCCCCCACCATTTGGTGATAGAGCGCAAACAAGCTCTAGAACAAGCTATGACTTTAGTTAAAAGGTGA
- a CDS encoding exopolysaccharide biosynthesis protein — MRLTFSEEIKSLLQRLAHQPLTLGDVLETTSQRGFILVIALLVLPFLFPMPPGLTGPLGSACLLLSLQMLLGRRSPWLPKKIANYQFPRVFAQTILQNLGRVTRLLEKIARPRLTKLANHDITWRCNGLCISWLAILLISPVPLTNPIPTIGILLFAAASMESDGLLICVCYVLTLLITLIFYLIFYGVLQLPGLIT; from the coding sequence ATGCGCTTGACCTTTTCTGAGGAAATAAAATCTTTGCTACAGCGTCTAGCACACCAACCTCTAACCTTGGGTGACGTGCTGGAAACAACCTCTCAACGCGGATTCATTCTAGTCATTGCTTTATTGGTTTTACCATTCTTGTTCCCTATGCCACCCGGACTCACGGGTCCTCTTGGCTCCGCTTGTTTGCTCTTATCATTGCAAATGCTTTTGGGCAGGCGATCGCCCTGGTTACCAAAAAAAATTGCCAATTATCAATTTCCCCGGGTTTTTGCCCAAACTATTCTCCAGAACTTAGGTAGGGTCACCAGGTTGTTAGAGAAAATTGCCCGTCCTCGCTTGACAAAATTGGCAAATCATGATATCACCTGGAGATGTAACGGTTTGTGTATTTCCTGGTTGGCTATTTTACTTATTTCTCCTGTACCTTTGACTAATCCCATACCCACCATTGGCATTTTACTGTTTGCTGCGGCTAGTATGGAGTCAGATGGACTACTTATATGTGTTTGCTATGTATTAACACTATTAATCACCCTAATTTTCTACCTCATTTTCTATGGAGTTTTACAGCTCCCTGGTCTGATTACATAA